The following are encoded together in the Cicer arietinum cultivar CDC Frontier isolate Library 1 chromosome 2, Cicar.CDCFrontier_v2.0, whole genome shotgun sequence genome:
- the LOC101496040 gene encoding WUSCHEL-related homeobox 11-like, with protein MEDQQQQQQNVQSQISNTNNPNTEKSESTVRSRWTPKPEQILILESIFNSGMVNPPKDETVRIRKLLEKFGNVGDANVFYWFQNRRSRSRRRQRQMQAAAQISSSGANPYHQYQSSSNTNSISPSVGASAIGFGGSSFTMNSSSSNSSYNNNNFSGSSSSCGVGVGAGVAEEGFGGLFLGSSQINFPEIDQTSSAASSALFPSDQASNFNYHSGFGGSNISGLITVFINGVATEVPRGIIDIKTMFGEDVMLVHSSGVSVPTNEFGFLMQSLQHGESYFLVSKQNQV; from the exons ATGGAagatcaacaacaacaacaacaaaatgttCAATCTCAGATTTCCAATACCAATAATCCAAACACTGAAAAGAGTGAAAGTACTGTGAGGTCAAGATGGACACCAAAACCTGAACAAATCCTTATACTTGAATCCATCTTCAATAGTGGAATGGTTAATCCACCAAAAGATGAAACTGTTAGAATAAGAAAACTTCTTGAGAAATTTGGAAATGTTGGTGATGCTAATGTTTTTTATTGGTTTCAGAATCGTCGTTCTCGTTCTCGTCGCCGCCAAAGGCAGATGCAAGCTGCTGCTCAAATAAGCAGCAGCGGTGCAAATCCATACCACCAATACCAAAGCAGCAGCAACACCAACAGTATTTCTCCATCTGTTGGTGCGTCTGCAATTGGTTTTGGTGGTTCATCTTTTACTATGAATTCTTCTTCTAGTAATTCgtcttataataataacaactttTCGGGTTCTTCATCGTCGTGTGGTGTTGGTGTTGGTGCTGGTGTTGCTGAAGAAGGGTTTGGTGGTTTGTTCTTAGGTTCTTCTCAAATTAATTTCCCTGAAATTGATCAAACTTCTTCAGCTGCTTCTTCAGCTTTGTTTCCATCTGATCAGGCTTCAAATTTCAACTATCACTCAG GATTTGGGGGGAGTAATATTTCAGGTTTGATCACAGTTTTCATCAATGGAGTTGCAACAGAAGTTCCAAGGGGTATAATAGACATTAAAACAATGTTTGGTGAAGATGTAATGTTAGTTCATTCTTCTGGAGTTTCAGTTCCAACCAATGAGTTTGGTTTCTTGATGCAGAGCTTGCAGCATGGTGAAAGCTACTTTCTG GTTTCAAAGCAAAACCAAGTATGA